A DNA window from Syntrophorhabdaceae bacterium contains the following coding sequences:
- a CDS encoding substrate-binding domain-containing protein, producing the protein MITEGHKFLSSHSLILCFLFIFFLFSGLAGCGQKEDAVSSGIQLKGTVRVSGAWALYPMMVRWAEEFNKIYPHVRIDVSAGGAGKGAADALAGLTDIGMVSRDIKEEEIRQGGFFVPVVKDAVFPTMNAENPAAKEILTRTGLKKDQFINLWVKSRALTWGELGGTPSKDKVQVYTRSDSCGAAETWAAYLGGKNQEDLKGVGVYGDPGVADAVRKDVMALGFNNLNYAYDSKTGLAIKGLAVPPVDVNGNGRVDPEEDLSTKEKAIKAVMSGIYPSPPARSLNLITKERFKGPAKIFVKWILTEGQKYVDEVGYIRLEDSLIKDTIRKMDQ; encoded by the coding sequence TTGATAACCGAAGGGCACAAATTCCTCTCGTCCCACTCCCTCATTCTTTGCTTTCTCTTCATCTTTTTCCTCTTCTCGGGCCTCGCCGGCTGCGGACAAAAGGAAGATGCAGTCTCTTCGGGCATTCAACTTAAAGGTACTGTTCGCGTTTCAGGCGCTTGGGCCCTTTACCCTATGATGGTGAGGTGGGCGGAAGAGTTCAACAAGATCTATCCTCACGTCAGAATCGATGTTTCGGCAGGCGGGGCGGGAAAGGGCGCGGCCGATGCCCTTGCGGGTCTCACCGATATCGGTATGGTTTCACGGGACATCAAAGAAGAAGAGATTCGGCAGGGAGGCTTTTTCGTTCCTGTGGTAAAGGACGCGGTCTTCCCCACTATGAATGCAGAGAATCCGGCGGCAAAAGAGATACTGACCCGGACAGGGCTGAAGAAAGATCAGTTCATAAATCTTTGGGTTAAAAGCCGCGCCCTCACGTGGGGCGAGCTCGGAGGCACACCGTCAAAGGATAAAGTTCAGGTCTACACAAGGTCCGATTCCTGTGGGGCTGCCGAGACATGGGCCGCCTACCTCGGCGGGAAAAATCAGGAAGACCTGAAGGGAGTCGGCGTATACGGCGACCCCGGCGTGGCGGATGCGGTCAGGAAAGATGTAATGGCTTTAGGCTTCAACAATCTTAATTATGCCTATGACTCCAAAACAGGACTCGCCATCAAGGGACTTGCCGTTCCTCCGGTCGATGTAAACGGAAATGGAAGAGTAGATCCTGAAGAAGATCTGAGCACTAAGGAGAAGGCAATCAAAGCCGTCATGTCCGGCATTTATCCCTCCCCCCCTGCGCGGTCATTAAACCTTATCACAAAAGAGCGTTTTAAAGGACCGGCAAAGATCTTCGTAAAATGGATACTCACGGAAGGTCAGAAATACGTGGATGAAGTCGGCTATATCAGGCTCGAGGATTCGCTGATTAAAGATACTATTCGGAAGATGGACCAATGA
- the pstA gene encoding phosphate ABC transporter permease PstA: protein MRSRRATESLFKALMIISLAVVLTTLAGIIFIILVKGAPALTLSMLIETPKGGYYLGKGGGIANAIVGSLYLSLGASIISILLSLPAAFALQKEYANRHIANFTRLTLDVLWGTPSIVYGAFGFVVMIYFGLRASLLGGIIVLTLLMLPIMVRSMEEVIRMIPLELKEISYALGATKLETTFSVILRQALPGIVTAVLLAFGRGIGDAASILFTAGYTDYIPRSLFDPVASLPLAVFFQIGTPSPEVQERAYASALILLVIILIVCVVSRLLGRRFSKHIVR from the coding sequence TTGAGGTCACGAAGAGCTACGGAATCCCTATTTAAGGCGCTCATGATAATATCCCTTGCGGTGGTGCTGACCACCCTCGCCGGCATCATCTTCATCATTTTAGTGAAGGGTGCGCCGGCCCTTACCCTCAGCATGCTTATCGAAACCCCTAAAGGCGGATATTATCTCGGAAAAGGCGGAGGCATCGCAAACGCTATTGTGGGCTCCCTCTATCTATCCCTCGGGGCCTCCATCATTTCGATTTTATTAAGCCTTCCCGCCGCCTTCGCCCTGCAGAAGGAGTACGCGAACCGGCACATTGCAAATTTCACGAGACTGACCCTCGACGTGCTGTGGGGCACCCCTTCCATCGTGTACGGCGCCTTCGGCTTCGTCGTCATGATCTATTTTGGTTTGAGGGCCTCTCTCCTCGGGGGCATTATCGTGCTTACCCTTCTCATGTTGCCTATCATGGTGCGGTCGATGGAAGAGGTGATCCGCATGATACCCCTGGAGCTTAAGGAAATCTCCTATGCCCTGGGCGCCACAAAGCTCGAGACTACCTTTTCGGTAATTTTGCGACAAGCCCTCCCCGGTATTGTAACCGCCGTGCTCCTCGCATTCGGGCGAGGGATCGGCGACGCGGCATCTATCCTCTTTACCGCCGGGTACACCGATTACATTCCCCGCTCTCTTTTCGATCCGGTCGCCTCTCTTCCCCTTGCGGTCTTTTTTCAGATCGGGACCCCCAGCCCCGAGGTGCAGGAGCGGGCGTATGCATCTGCCCTTATTCTTCTGGTAATCATCCTCATCGTGTGCGTCGTCTCCCGTCTTCTCGGACGCCGCTTTTCCAAACATATCGTAAGGTAG
- the pstC gene encoding phosphate ABC transporter permease subunit PstC has product MKWRYLKDSAAKISIRSSLILINLLALAVVAVLLIKSKPILMTHPLSRLLFSSSWHPVKGEFGFLPYIVGTIEVTAIAMILSVPMCLLSAIYLSEFAHKRFRELVRLVIDILAGIPSVIYGLCGVIAVVPFVHELGRLLGSPTTGYSLLSGGIILAVMVAPVIISVTMEVLAAVPKEARESALALGATKWETARHVVVKASLHGIIAAIVLGFARAFGETIAVLMVIGNVAKIPVSLFDPAYPLPALIANNYGEMMSIPLYDSALLFASLILLFLVGVFSLGANITLSRLMKRGYYGN; this is encoded by the coding sequence GTGAAGTGGCGGTACCTTAAGGACAGTGCGGCGAAAATATCGATCCGCTCTTCTCTTATTCTCATCAATCTTTTAGCGCTGGCTGTGGTGGCGGTGCTCCTTATAAAATCTAAACCCATATTGATGACTCACCCCCTCAGCCGCCTCCTCTTCTCCTCTTCCTGGCATCCGGTGAAGGGGGAATTCGGTTTCCTCCCTTATATAGTAGGAACCATCGAGGTAACCGCCATTGCCATGATTCTGTCGGTGCCCATGTGTCTCCTCTCCGCAATCTATCTTTCTGAATTTGCCCATAAGCGGTTCAGGGAATTGGTGCGTCTTGTGATCGATATCCTTGCCGGCATTCCGTCCGTTATCTACGGACTTTGCGGCGTCATAGCCGTGGTACCTTTTGTCCACGAGCTCGGCCGCCTTCTGGGTTCGCCCACCACGGGCTATAGCCTTCTTTCCGGAGGCATCATACTCGCCGTCATGGTCGCCCCGGTAATCATTTCAGTAACCATGGAGGTGCTTGCTGCCGTGCCGAAGGAGGCGCGGGAAAGCGCGCTTGCCCTGGGGGCCACAAAATGGGAGACCGCCCGCCACGTGGTAGTGAAGGCGTCCCTTCACGGGATAATCGCGGCGATCGTCCTTGGTTTTGCCCGCGCCTTCGGGGAGACCATTGCCGTCCTTATGGTGATTGGAAATGTGGCGAAAATCCCTGTTTCCCTCTTCGATCCCGCCTATCCCCTGCCTGCGTTGATTGCGAACAATTATGGCGAAATGATGTCCATACCCCTTTATGACTCAGCCCTTCTTTTCGCGTCTCTGATCCTTCTCTTCCTGGTAGGCGTCTTCAGTCTCGGCGCCAATATCACGCTTTCACGTCTCATGAAGAGGGGGTATTACGGCAATTGA
- a CDS encoding phosphate ABC transporter ATP-binding protein gives MSHISLTNLTISYGDHKVLHDITADIPDSRITTIIGPSGCGKTTLLKSLNRLLDLTEDVKVTGSVLIDGVNTYDPNADVLALRKKVGFLSQRPYPLPMSIYDNIAFGPRIHRMTESELGKQLSDLEEQKFLSLAGAPGSIIGKKTPRGGLMDLLVESYLRVAGLWDEVKDRLHSPASRLSIGQQQRLALARALAVEPEVILADEPTSALDPISAQLIEKRFKILKEKYTIIVVTHILRQARRISDYALFLYMGELVEHGPAEQFFASPRDDRTKAYISGEIS, from the coding sequence ATGTCCCATATAAGCCTCACAAACCTCACTATTAGCTATGGAGACCACAAGGTGCTCCATGATATCACCGCGGACATTCCCGACAGCCGCATCACCACGATCATAGGTCCTTCAGGGTGCGGTAAGACTACTTTGCTCAAGAGTCTCAACCGGCTGCTCGACCTCACGGAGGACGTGAAGGTGACAGGGAGCGTGCTCATAGACGGCGTCAACACCTATGACCCCAATGCGGATGTCCTGGCACTGAGAAAGAAGGTGGGTTTTCTTTCTCAACGGCCTTATCCGCTCCCCATGTCCATCTACGACAACATTGCATTCGGTCCGCGGATTCACCGTATGACTGAATCGGAATTAGGCAAGCAGCTTTCGGATCTGGAGGAGCAAAAGTTTCTCTCCCTCGCAGGCGCCCCGGGCTCCATTATAGGCAAAAAAACTCCCAGGGGCGGGCTCATGGACCTCCTGGTCGAGTCGTACCTCCGCGTAGCAGGCCTATGGGATGAGGTAAAGGACAGGCTCCACTCGCCGGCCTCGCGCCTTTCGATCGGACAGCAGCAAAGGCTGGCCCTCGCAAGGGCCCTCGCTGTGGAACCGGAGGTTATTCTGGCCGACGAACCGACTTCAGCCCTGGACCCGATCTCGGCCCAACTCATCGAGAAACGGTTTAAGATCCTGAAGGAGAAATATACCATCATCGTCGTCACTCATATCCTGAGACAGGCCCGCAGAATATCCGACTACGCCCTCTTCCTCTATATGGGCGAGCTTGTCGAGCACGGTCCGGCGGAGCAATTCTTTGCCTCGCCCAGGGACGACAGGACGAAGGCATATATTTCGGGCGAGATCAGTTAA